Proteins from one Oenanthe melanoleuca isolate GR-GAL-2019-014 chromosome 1, OMel1.0, whole genome shotgun sequence genomic window:
- the EIF1AX gene encoding eukaryotic translation initiation factor 1A, X-chromosomal has translation MPKNKGKGGKNRRRGKNENESEKRELVFKEDGQEYAQVIKMLGNGRLEALCFDGVKRLCHIRGKLRKKVWINTSDIILIGLRDYQDNKADVILKYNADEARSLKAYGELPEHAKINETDTFGPGDDDEIQFDDIGDDDEDIDDI, from the exons ATGCCTAAGAATAAAG GCAAAGGAGGTAAAAACAGGCGACGAGGTAAGAACGAGAATGAATCAGAAAAAAGAGAACTGGTGTTCAAAGAAGATGGGCAAG AATATGCCCAGGTGATCAAGATGTTAGGCAACGGAAGACTGGAGGCATTATGTTTTGATGGTGTGAAGAGGTTATGTCATATTAGAGGGAAGCTAAGAAAAAAG GTCTGGATAAATACATCTGATATTATATTGATTGGCTTAAGAGACTACCAG GATAACAAGGCTGATGTTATTCTAAAATACAATGCAGATGAAGCCAGAAGCCTGAAAGCATATGGGGAGCTTCCAGAACATG CTAAAATCAACGAAACAGACACATTTGGTCCTGGAGATGATGATGAAATCCAGTTTGATGATATTGGAGATGATGATGAAGATATTGATGAT atctAA
- the RPS6KA3 gene encoding ribosomal protein S6 kinase alpha-3 isoform X6: MKVLKKATLKVRDRVRTKMERDILVEVNHPFIVKLHYAFQTEGKLYLILDFLRGGDLFTRLSKEVMFTEDDVKFYLAELALALDHLHSLGIIYRDLKPENILLDEEGHIKLTDFGLSKESIDHEKKAYSFCGTVEYMAPEVVNRRGHTQSADWWSFGVLMFEMLTGTLPFQGKDRKETMTMILKAKLGMPQFLSLEAQSLLRMLFKRNPANRLGAGPDGVEEIKRHAFFSKIDWNKLYRREIHPPFKPATGRPEDTFYFDPEFTAKTPKDSPGIPPSANAHQLFRGFSFVAIASDDESQAMQTVGVHSIVQQLHRNSIQFTDGYEVKEDIGVGSYSVCKRCVHKASNMEYAVKIIDKSKRDPTEEIEILLRYGQHPNIITLKDVYDDGKYVYVVTELMKGGELLDKILRQKFFSEREASAVLFTITKTVEYLHAQGVVHRDLKPSNILYVDESGNPESIRICDFGFAKQLRAENGLLMTPCYTANFVAPEVLKRQGYDAACDIWSLGVLLYTMLTGYTPFANGPDDTPEEILARIGSGKFSLSGGYWNTVSDTAKDLVSKMLHVDPHQRLTAAQVLSHPWIVHCDQLPQYQLNRQDAPHLVKGAMAATYSALNRNQSPVLEPVGRSTLAQRRGIKKITSTAL, encoded by the exons TTCGAGATCGGGTTCGGACAAAAATGGAACGTGATATTCTAGTAGAAGTTAACCATCCTTTTATTGTCAAGTTACATTATG cttttcaaacAGAAGGGAAGCTGTATCTTATTTTGGATTTTCTCAGGGGAGGAGACTTGTTTACACGTTTATCCAAAGAG GTGATGTTCACAGAAGACGATGTTAAATTTTATCTGGCAGAATTAGCACTTGCTTTAGACCATCTACATAGTCTTGGAATAATATATCGGGACCTAAAACCAGAAAA CATCCTGCTTGATGAGGAGGGACATATCAAATTGACAG attttggCTTAAGTAAGGAGTCAATTGATCATGAAAAAAAAGCCTACTCTTTCTGTGGAACAGTGGAATATATGGCACCAGAAGTTGTTAACAGACGAGGCCATACACAGAGTGCAGACTGGTGGTCTTTTGGTGTTTTAATG TTTGAAATGCTCACTGGTACTCTACCTTTCCaagggaaagacagaaaagaaaccaTGACTATGATTCTCAA GGCCAAACTTGGAATGCCCCAGTTCTTGAGTCTTGAAGCACAGAGTCTCCTGCGAATGCTCTTCAAAAGAAACCCAGCAAACAGATTAG GAGCAGGTCCAGATGGAGTAGAAGAAATTAAGAGGCATGCATTCTTTTCCAAAATAGATTGGAAT AAATTGTACCGAAGAGAAATCCATCCCCCTTTTAAACCTGCAACTGGCAGACCTGaagatacattttattttgaccCTGAGTTTACAGCAAAAACTCCAAAAG attcGCCTGGTATTCCACCCAGTGCTAATGCACATCAACTTTTTCGGGGATTTAGTTTTGTAGCTATTGCATCAGATGATGAAAGCCAAGCAATGCAGACAGTTGGAGTGCATTCAATTGTCCAG CAGTTGCACAGGAACAGCATTCAGTTTACTGATGGATATGAAGTAAAGGAAGATATTGGAGTTGGCTCTTATTCTGTCTGCAAGAGATGTGTTCATAAAGCTTCAAACATGGAATATGCTGTGAAG ATTATTGACAAGAGTAAAAGAGATCCAACAGAAGAGATTGAAATCCTGCTGCGCTATGGACAGCATCCAAATATTATTACCCTGAAAGAT GTGTATGATGATGGAAAATACGTATATGTAGTAACAGAACTTATGAAAGGAGGAGAATTGCTGGACAAAATTCTTAGGCAAAAATTTTTCTCAGAACGAGAAGCTAGTGCTGTTCTGTTCACAATAACAAAAACGGTTGAATATCTCCATGCACAAGGG gttgttCACAGAGACCTGAAGCCTAGCAATATTCTTTATGTTGATGAATCTGGAAATCCAGAATCAATTCGGATCTGTGACTTTGGCTTTGCAAAACAACTGCGAGCAGAAAATGGTCTTCTGATGACTCCATGTTACACAGCAAATTTTGTTGCACCAGAG GTTTTAAAGAGGCAAGGTTATGATGCTGCATGTGACATATGGAGCCTTGGTGTTCTACTTTATACCATGCTCACGGG TTACACTCCTTTTGCAAATGGTCCTGATGACACCCCAGAGGAGATTTTGGCCCGAATAGGAAGTGGAAAGTTCTCCCTCAGCGGTGGTTATTGGAACACTGTTTCAGACACAGCTAAG GACCTTGTTTCAAAAATGCTTCATGTTGACCCTCATCAAAGACTGACTGCAGCCCAAGTTCTCAGTCATCCATGGATAGTTCACTGTGACCAGTTGCCTCAATACCAGCTGAACAGGCAGGATGCTCCCCATTTAGTGAAG ggTGCAATGGCAGCCACTTACTCTGCTTTGAATCGCAATCAGTCACCAGTTTTGGAGCCAGTTGGTCGTTCTACTCTTGCTCAGAGGAGAggtataaaaaaaattacctcaaCAGCCCTGTGA